The Vicingus serpentipes genome includes the window TCGTATTTCCTCCGTAAATACCATGGTTTTTATTTGGATAACTAAATTGTGTAAACTGTTTGTTAGCTTTTATTAAAGCATTTACCATTTCAGCTGTATTTTGATAATGTACATTATCATCAGCCATTCCATGAATTAATAAATAATTTCCTTTTAATTTTTCTACATGGTTAATTGGTGAGTTTTCATCATATCCTTTCTCATTTTCTTGAGGAGTTTGCATGTAACGCTCTGTATAAATATTATCGTAATATCTCCAGTTTGTAACAGGGGCAACTGCAATAGCCGTTTTAAAAACATCAGCACCTTTTAACAAACATGAAGTTGATAAATAACCACCAAAACTCCATCCAAAAATTCCTATTCTACTCCCATCAATGTATGGCAAACCAGCATAATATTTGGCAACTTCAATCTGATCTTCAGTTTCATATTTCCCCAATTGCTTATAAATTGTTTTTCTAAATTCAGCACCATTACCTTCTGTCCCTCTATTATCAACTGAGACTACCATATATCCTTTCGAAGCCAGATGTTCAAACCAAAAATTATTAAAGCTATCCCATTCATCTTTTACAGTTTGATTTCCATCACCACCGTAAACAAACATAAACAATGGATATTTTTTAGTTTCATCAAAATCTTTAGGTTTAATCGACCAAGTATTTAATTCTTGTCCATTTATATTAATTGTAGAAAATTCTTTTTTTGAAAGATTAAACGTTTTAAGTTTCTCAACTGTAGTTTTATTATCCAGTAACATTCTTAATTCTTTTCCTTTGTTATCATTAACAGAAACATAATGAGGTGATTTAGCTGTAGAATTTGTATTTATAAAATATTTATAAGAAGCACTAAACTCAGCTTCGTTAAAACCAGATTTAGTACTTAACTTCTTTTTAGAACTACAATTTAACTTAATACTGTAAACAGTTCTAGAAATTGCACTTAGCTCAGTAGATTGATAATAAACTGTGCCTGATTTTTCTTCTACCCCATAAATATCAGTTACTTCCCAATTTCCTTTGGTTATTTGATTAAGTAGTTTTCCTGAAATATCATATAAGTACATATGATTATAACCATCCTTTTCACTTGTAATGATAAATTGATTCTTTGAAGTTAAAAAGATGGTTGTAGGAACTTCAACATATTTATCATGCAACTCTTCGAATATAATTTTATCTGTATTTGAAGAAACATCTACCAAGTGCATTTTCAAATTACTTTGATGTCTGTTCATCGTTTGAATAGCTATCCCTTTAGAATCGTTAGTCCAATTAATTCTAATTACATATTCATACTCTCCTTCAATGTTTGCTTTTTCTAATTTTTGGGTTGTTATATCGTAAATATAAATTTCTACTTTAGAATTAGCCTCCCCAGCTTTTGGATATTTAAATCGTTCTTCAGTTGGGTAAAGATTATCGTAATATTTCATACTCCACTCCTTTACTTCACTTTCATCAAACTTATAAAATGCAATTTTACTACCATCAGGCGACCACTCAAAAGCCTTCACTAAAACCAACTCTTCTTCATAAACCCAATCAGAGGCTCCATTAATTACAGACCCTTTTTTACCATCTTTTGTTATTTGAATTTCTGTATTTGATGTTAAATCTTTAAAATAGATATTATTTGCTTTTACATAAGCCACCTTATTCGCTTTTGGAGAAAAAGTAGCATACATCTGTTTTTCACCCTGTGTTAATTTTTCTAATTTTTGTGAATTATTTTCATAAATGTAATAATCTGATTTTGAAGAGTGACGGTATATACTTTCGGTATTTGAGGCGATTAATATTTTTGACTCATCAGCACTAAACTCATAATCATCAATTTTAATCACTTTTTCATCAAATGTTAATTTAGAATTATCAATTACAACATCAATTTTATTAGCATCAGCATATGAATATTTAACTAAATTATTACCCTCTTTTGTTCTAACCAAAGATGTATAGTTTAAGCCATCATTCATTGATCTAAGTCCATTTACAGTTCTCGAATAAAAACTATAATCTTTCCAAATGTTTTCTATGCTTACATCTTTTAACTCTTGAGCTGATAAGGATAAAACAACACCTACTAATAAAGTAATACTAAAAACTATTCTCTTCATGATTTTTATTTTAGAAAACGAAAATAATGAAATTCATTAGAAATACGATAACCGTTCATAAAAACAAGAAATATTCTATTTTTGTCAAATGGAAAACTACAACTATTACATCACTCATTCTCAAAAAATTGCAGACCTAGAACATTCTATTTCAGTTTTAAACTGGGACCAAGAAGTTTTTATGCCTGAAAACAGTGCTCCTCGAAGAGCTCAACAAATTGCAACACTTGCAGGCATTCATCACGAATTGTCAACTGAAAAGAAATTTGGAGAAGTTTTAGAAAAATTGAAAAATGAAGATTTAACTGATATTCAAAAAAGAAATGTTAGTGAATCTTTAAAAGCATATAAAAAAAGTACCAAACTAAATGGTGCTTTTGTAACCCAAATGAGTAAAACTATTTCTGAAAGTTTTGTTGCTTGGAACGAAGCTAGATCTAAAAATGACTTTAGCATTTTTGCGCCTAAGCTAGAAGAACTTGTTAAGTTAAAACGTGAAGAATGTGAATTATATGGTTACGAAAACCATCCTTACAACGCTCAGTTGGATTTATACGAGCCAGGAGCAACAGTTAAAGATTTAGATATACTTTTTAAAGATGTAAAACATCAATTGGTAGAGTTTGTTGCTAAAATTGCTTCAGCTCCACAAAATGATGAAAGCTTGATGTTTCAGAAATACGAAACTACAAAACAACTTGCTTTTACCGAAGAATTATTAGCTCAAATGGGTTACAACTTTAAATCTGGAAGACAAGATT containing:
- a CDS encoding S9 family peptidase gives rise to the protein MKRIVFSITLLVGVVLSLSAQELKDVSIENIWKDYSFYSRTVNGLRSMNDGLNYTSLVRTKEGNNLVKYSYADANKIDVVIDNSKLTFDEKVIKIDDYEFSADESKILIASNTESIYRHSSKSDYYIYENNSQKLEKLTQGEKQMYATFSPKANKVAYVKANNIYFKDLTSNTEIQITKDGKKGSVINGASDWVYEEELVLVKAFEWSPDGSKIAFYKFDESEVKEWSMKYYDNLYPTEERFKYPKAGEANSKVEIYIYDITTQKLEKANIEGEYEYVIRINWTNDSKGIAIQTMNRHQSNLKMHLVDVSSNTDKIIFEELHDKYVEVPTTIFLTSKNQFIITSEKDGYNHMYLYDISGKLLNQITKGNWEVTDIYGVEEKSGTVYYQSTELSAISRTVYSIKLNCSSKKKLSTKSGFNEAEFSASYKYFINTNSTAKSPHYVSVNDNKGKELRMLLDNKTTVEKLKTFNLSKKEFSTININGQELNTWSIKPKDFDETKKYPLFMFVYGGDGNQTVKDEWDSFNNFWFEHLASKGYMVVSVDNRGTEGNGAEFRKTIYKQLGKYETEDQIEVAKYYAGLPYIDGSRIGIFGWSFGGYLSTSCLLKGADVFKTAIAVAPVTNWRYYDNIYTERYMQTPQENEKGYDENSPINHVEKLKGNYLLIHGMADDNVHYQNTAEMVNALIKANKQFTQFSYPNKNHGIYGGNTRLHLYNLMTDYLLNNL